The Juglans regia cultivar Chandler chromosome 2, Walnut 2.0, whole genome shotgun sequence genome includes a window with the following:
- the LOC108983509 gene encoding uncharacterized protein LOC108983509 translates to MCCASKICMLCTCLILLVILIGLLFGFGVFKHGFHKLKDTVHLCDPNLTPNLCGRPFFGFPAPAPH, encoded by the coding sequence atgtgCTGTGCGAGTAAGATATGCATGCTATGCACGTGCCTAATACTCTTGGTGATACTCATCGGATTGCTGTTCGGCTTCGGGGTGTTCAAGCACGGTTTTCACAAATTGAAGGATACCGTACATCTTTGCGATCCCAATCTCACTCCTAATCTCTGCGGAAGGCCATTCTTCGGTTTTCCAGCACCTGCTCCTCATTGA
- the LOC118345002 gene encoding enhancer of mRNA-decapping protein 4-like, translated as MMLEKAVNKEMAAAGPAVVRSITLAIEKTTTTAIVVPFQRAVAEKAVNQLEKSANTKPEAAVARQIQAQITSGKQALQVLIIKFDLDFMIFSEFI; from the exons ATGATGTTAGAAAAAGCAGTGAACAAGGAAATGGCGGCAGCAGGACCTGCTGTAGTTCGTTCAATCACTCTGGCCATTGAGAAAACAACAACTACAGCTATTGTGGTGCCTTTCCAG AGAGCTGTGGCTGAGAAGGCAGTGAATCAACTGGAGAAATCTGCCAATACAAAGCCCGAAGCTGCTGTTGCTAGGCAAATCCAAGCACAGATAACTTCTGGCAAACAAGCTCTCCAGGTACTTATTATTAAGTTTGATTTagatttcatgattttttccgagtttatataa
- the LOC108985808 gene encoding chaperone protein dnaJ 11, chloroplastic, producing the protein MSPTLTLPNPNSLHSSRQIPFPSSHMPPRLFPTSLRTPSFNAPICAFTQTHSSSATATVSRRPSSLYEVLRVKRTASFTEIKTAYRSLAKMYHPDAIQEPESDGSDFIEIHNAYATLSDPSSRALYDLSLGAQFERRPFSFSTGNRTGFYATRRWETDQCW; encoded by the coding sequence ATGTCCCCAACCCTAACCCTCCCCAACCCTAATTCCCTCCATTCCTCCCGGCAAATTCCATTTCCTTCCTCCCACATGCCTCCTCGCCTATTCCCCACCTCGCTTCGGACCCCGAGCTTCAATGCTCCCATTTGTGCATTCACCCAAACCCACTCGTCCTCGGCAACGGCCACCGTCTCTCGAAGGCCCTCCAGTTTATACGAGGTCCTCCGAGTCAAGCGTACCGCTTCCTTCACGGAGATCAAGACTGCTTATCGAAGCCTGGCCAAGATGTACCACCCCGACGCCATTCAAGAGCCCGAATCAGACGGCAGCGATTTCATCGAGATTCACAACGCCTACGCCACGCTCTCCGATCCATCTTCAAGGGCGCTCTACGATCTGTCCTTGGGTGCCCAGTTCGAGAGGCGACCCTTCAGTTTCTCGACCGGTAATCGGACCGGGTTTTACGCGACCCGGAGATGGGAAACGGATCAGTGCTGGTAG
- the LOC108985825 gene encoding probable galactinol--sucrose galactosyltransferase 1 — MTIGAGIGVADGKLMVLGNCVLRDVKENIIVTAASGGALANGAFIGVVSDQIGSRRVFPIGKLEGLRFLCVFRFKMWWMTQRMGNRGQDIPFETQFLIVEARDGSSTIDDESNGGMDQSALYTVFLPILEGDFRAVLQGNEHDELEICLESGDPTVEGFEGSHLVFVAAGPDPFDVITNAVKTVEKHLQTFCHRERKKMPDMLNWFGWCTWDAFYTDVTSEGVKQGLDSLEKGGIPPKFVIIDDGWQSVGMDPTGIESKADNSANFANRLTHIKENHKFQKDGKEGHRVEDPALGLRHIVDEIKDKHALKYVYVWHAITGYWGGVKPGVTDMEHYESKLAYPVSSPGVQSNESCDCLQSITRNGLGLVNPEKVFNFYNELHSYLASAGIDGVKVDVQNILETLGAGHGGRVKLARNYHQALEASISRNFPDNGIISCMSHNTDGLYSAKRTAVIRASDDFWPRDPASHTIHIASVAYNTIFLGEFMQPDWDMFHSLHPMAEYHAAARAVGGCAVYVSDKPGHHDFNLLKKLVLPDGSILRAKLPGRPTRDCLFSDPARDGKSLLKIWNLNEFSGVVGVFNCQGAGWCRVGKKNLIHNEHPDTITGVIRAKDVEFLPRVADDRWCGDTVMFSHLGGETVYLPKDAAIPITLKSREYEVFTVVPAWEVWNGVRFAPIGLIKMFNSGGAIKEMNYKDEKSTSVVLKVRGCGLFGAYSSARPKRIIVDSEEIEFEYEEGSGLVTVCLRVAKEELYLWNITYEL, encoded by the exons ATGACTATTGGGGCGGGGATAGGTGTGGCGGATGGGAAGTTGATGGTGTTGGGGAACTGTGTGTTGCGAGATGTCAAAGAGAACATTATCGTAACAGCTGCCTCAGGAGGTGCATTGGCCAATGGCGCATTCATTGGCGTCGTATCCGACCAGATCGGTAGCCGCCGGGTATTCCCTATTGGAAAACTTGA GGGATTGCGCTTTTTGTGCGTTTTCCGCTTCAAGATGTGGTGGATGACACAGAGGATGGGTAATCGTGGCCAAGATATACCCTTTGAGACCCAGTTTTTGATTGTTGAAGCGCGCGATGGTTCTAGTACTATTGACGATGAAAGCAATGGTGGAATGGACCAATCTGCCTTGTATACCGTTTTCTTACCCATTCTTGAGGGTGATTTCAGGGCTGTTCTTCAGGGAAATGAGCATGATGAATTGGAGATTTGCTTGGAAAGTG GAGATCCCACGGTTGAGGGCTTTGAGGGGAGTCATTTGGTTTTTGTTGCTGCTGGACCAGATCCATTTGATGTCATCACAAATGCAGTAAA GACCGTTGAGAAACATTTACAAACATTTTGTCATCGCGAGAGAAAGAAG ATGCCAGACATGTTGAACTGGTTCGGTTGGTGTACATGGGATGCTTTCTATACTGATGTCACCTCAGAGGGCGTGAAGCAAGGTCTAGATAG CTTAGAGAAGGGTGGAATTCCTCCAAAGTTTGTTATAATCGATGATGGGTGGCAATCGGTTGGCATGGATCCCACGGGAATCGAATCCAAAGCTGATAACTCAGCCAA CTTTGCAAACAGGCTGACCCATATCAAAGAGAATCACAAATTTCAGAAAGATGGCAAAGAAGGTCATAGGGTAGAGGATCCAGCTTTGGGACTTCGCCATATTGTTGATGAAATAAAGGACAAGCATGCTTTAAA GTATGTTTACGTGTGGCATGCAATAACAGGGTATTGGGGAGGTGTTAAGCCTGGTGTTACAGATATGGAGCACTATGAGTCTAAATTAGCCTACCCAGTTTCATCTCCCGGAGTTCAGTCAAATGAGTCGTGTGATTGTTTACAAAGCATTACAAGAAATGGTCTTGGCCTTGTGAACCCTGAAAAAGTTTTCAACTTCTATAACGAACTCCACTCGTACCTAGCATCAGCCGGTATCGATGGTGTCAAAGTGGATGTTCAGAACATCCTTGAAACGCTTGGGGCCGGTCATGGTGGAAGGGTGAAACTTGCTAGAAATTACCATCAGGCCTTGGAGGCATCTATTTCGAGAAATTTTCCTGATAATGGGATTATTTCTTGTATGAGTCACAACACAGATGGGTTGTACAG TGCAAAGCGGACAGCTGTTATAAGAGCATCAGATGATTTCTGGCCAAGAGATCCGGCATCACACACTATTCATATTGCATCAGTTGCTTACAACACCATTTTTCTTGGGGAGTTCATGCAGCCTGATTGGGATATGTTCCAC AGCCTACACCCAATGGCTGAATACCATGCAGCAGCTCGTGCTGTGGGAGGATGTGCAGTTTATGTTAG TGACAAGCCTGGGCACCATGACTTTAATCTTCTGAAGAAGCTGGTACTCCCTGATGGTTCAATATTGAGGGCCAAACTTCCAGGAAGACCAACAAGGGATTGCTTATTTTCTGATCCTGCCAGAGATGGGAAAAG TCTTCTAAAAATATGGAATCTGAATGAATTTTCTGGAGTTGTGGGGGTCTTTAACTGCCAGGGAGCTGGCTGGTGTAGGGTTGGAAAAAAGAACCTCATCCACAATGAACATCCGGATACAATTACTGGGGTTATTAGGGCTAAAGATGTTGAATTTCTGCCAAGGGTCGCAGATGATAGATGGTGTGGGGATACTGTCATGTTTTCCCATCTAGGTG GAGAGACAGTTTATCTTCCAAAGGATGCAGCTATTCCAATTACACTAAAATCCAGAGAATATGAAGTTTTTACTGTGGTTCCTGCCTGGGAAGTGTGGAATGGAGTTAGATTTGCTCCAATAGGTCTAATCAAGATGTTCAATTCAGGGGGAGCCATCAAAGAAATGAATTATAAAGATGAGAAAAGCACTAGTGTTGTCTTGAAAGTTCGTGGGTGTGGCCTATTTGGAGCATATTCTTCAGCCAGACCAAAGAGAATAATAGTTGATTCAGAGGAGATAGAGTTCGAATATGAAGAAGGGTCTGGTTTGGTCACAGTTTGTTTGAGAGTTGCAAAAGAAGAGTTATACCTCTGGAATATAACATATGAACTATGA
- the LOC108985860 gene encoding vacuolar cation/proton exchanger 5-like, which yields MDYKLQIVGTKPQLEMGSLDGKSTHEFEEESLFKAEIDSQKLQPMHAAETGSCSGGLRAGMSMISRNLMYRSIRTVVFSSKLNLLIPFGPLAILAEKLTGHRGWVFFLSLLGITPLAERLGYATEQLAFYTGPTVGGLLNATFGNATELIISIYALRSGLIRVVQLSLLGSILSNMLLVLGCAFFCGGLVFHKKEQQFNKATAVVSSGLLLMAVMGLLFPAVLHYTHTEVHFGKSELALSRFSSCVMLVAYAAYLFFQLKSQNNLYSPLNEEGIQNEEGPDEDEAPEISKWESVIWLFIMTASISILSEYLVRAIEGASVAWNISIVFISVILLPIVGNAAEHASAVMFAMKNKLDISLGVAIGSSTQISMFGIPFCVVVGWIMGQPMDLNFQLFETATLFITVLVVAFMLQEGTSNYFKGLMLILCYLIVAASFFVHVDPSPDADNEPKT from the exons ATGGACTATAAGTTACAAATTGTTGGCACGAAACCTCAACTTGAA ATGGGATCACTAGACGGTAAATCAACCCATGAGTTCGAGGAGGAGAGTCTTTTTAAAGCGGAAATAGATTCTCAGAAGTTGCAACCTATGCATGCAGCTGAGACTGGATCGTGTTCTGGAGGTTTGCGAGCTGGTATGAGTATGATATCAAGGAATCTTATGTATAGGAGCATAAGGACTGTTGTTTTCTCCAGTAAACTCAACTTGCTGATTCCTTTTGGGCCACTAGCAATTCTTGCTGAGAAACTGACTGGCCATCGA GGTTGGGTCTTCTTTCTGAGCTTATTGGGTATAACACCTTTGGCTGAGCGTTTAGGCTATGCTACAGA GCAGCTGGCTTTTTACACCGGACCTACAG TTGGAGGCCTTTTAAATGCTACTTTTGGAAATGCAACAGAACTTATTATATCAATCTATGCACTTAGAAGTGGACTGATACGTGTTGTTCAGCTGTCATTATTGGGCTCAATTCTATCAAACATGTTGCTGGTGCTTGGATGTGCATTCTTTTGTGGTGGGCTTGTTTTTCATAAGAAAGAACAGCAGTTTAATAAG GCAACTGCTGTTGTAAGCTCCGGATTGCTGTTGATGGCAGTCATGGGCCTACTTTTTCCAGCTGTTCTTCATTATACACACACTGAGGTTCATTTTGGAAAGTCAGAGTTGGCTCTTTCAAGATTTAGCAGTTGCGTCATGCTTGTGGCATATGCTGCATACCTTTTTTTCCAGCTAAAGAGTCAAAATAATCTATATTCCCCTCTCAATGAG GAAGGGATTCAAAATGAAGAGGGACCGGATGAAGATGAAGCTCCAGAGATTTCTAAATGGGAATCAGTAATTTGGCTTTTTATTATGACTGCTTCTATCTCAATCCTATCTGAGTATTTAGTTCGTGCAATAGAG GGAGCATCCGTTGCATGGAATATTTCGATTGTTTTTATTAGTGTTATTTTGCTCCCGATCGTGGGGAATGCTGCTGAGCATGCAAGTGCTGTTATGTTTGCcatgaaaaacaaactt GACATTTCTTTAGGAGTGGCAATAGGATCTTCAACACAGATATCCATGTTTGGG ATTCCTTTTTGTGTGGTGGTTGGTTGGATTATGGGGCAACCCATGGACTTAAACTTCCAACTTTTCGAGACAGCAACACTTTTTATAACCGTCTTAGTAGTTGCCTTCATGCTGCAG GAAGGAACCTCAAATTACTTCAAAGGACTGATGCTTATTCTATGCTATCTGATAGTAGCTGCAAGTTTTTTTGTACACGTAGATCCTTCTCCAGATGCTGATAATGAACCGAAAACGTAG